In one Thioclava sp. ES.031 genomic region, the following are encoded:
- a CDS encoding cytochrome c oxidase subunit 3: MSNTGAAHAASHDHGHHDKTGTVIFGFWIFLMSDLIAFSLMIANYADAEWHGIANGPSPHELFSLGLPTIETMALLISTFTFGICTLGMKYGASMKRTVGWLILTLALGAIFLGIELYEFHEFWTEGNTPQVSGFLTAYYSLVGLHGLHVTSGIIWGILLMVQMKTFGMNDLIKSRLVRLGLFWHMLDIVWIALFTKVYLMGVL, encoded by the coding sequence ATGAGCAACACGGGGGCAGCGCACGCTGCCTCCCACGATCACGGCCATCACGACAAGACGGGCACGGTGATCTTCGGCTTCTGGATCTTCCTGATGTCGGACCTCATCGCCTTCTCGCTGATGATCGCCAACTACGCCGATGCCGAATGGCACGGCATCGCGAACGGGCCGAGCCCGCATGAGCTGTTCAGCCTCGGCCTGCCGACCATCGAGACGATGGCGCTGCTGATCTCCACCTTCACCTTCGGCATCTGTACGCTGGGGATGAAATACGGCGCGTCGATGAAGCGCACGGTGGGCTGGCTCATCCTGACGCTGGCGCTTGGCGCGATCTTCCTCGGGATCGAACTCTACGAATTCCACGAGTTCTGGACCGAGGGCAACACGCCGCAAGTGTCGGGCTTCCTGACCGCCTATTACTCGCTGGTGGGGCTGCACGGTCTGCACGTCACCTCGGGTATCATCTGGGGCATCCTGCTGATGGTTCAGATGAAGACCTTCGGGATGAACGACCTGATCAAGTCGCGTCTCGTGCGTCTGGGCCTGTTCTGGCACATGCTGGACATCGTCTGGATCGCGCTCTTCACGAAAGTCTACCTGATGGGGGTGCTGTGA
- a CDS encoding cytochrome o ubiquinol/quinol oxidase subunit IV — MDYINSDVGMDSAEYKHDMARYVWGFALSVVLTLAGVVIVAGGVFSTGLAWSIVGILGIAQLVIQFWAFMHLDFSKEARPDLYLVLFTFLLIILMAAGTVWVLADLASRMGMGAGSM; from the coding sequence ATGGACTATATCAACTCCGACGTCGGCATGGACTCGGCTGAGTACAAGCACGACATGGCGCGCTATGTCTGGGGCTTCGCGCTCTCGGTGGTCCTGACGCTCGCAGGCGTCGTGATCGTCGCGGGTGGCGTGTTCTCGACGGGCCTCGCATGGTCCATCGTGGGCATCCTCGGCATCGCGCAGCTGGTGATCCAGTTCTGGGCCTTCATGCACCTCGACTTCTCGAAAGAGGCGCGTCCGGACCTGTATCTGGTGCTGTTCACCTTCCTGCTCATCATCCTGATGGCTGCGGGCACCGTCTGGGTGCTGGCCGATCTGGCAAGCCGCATGGGTATGGGCGCCGGCAGCATGTAA